A genomic stretch from Bradyrhizobium quebecense includes:
- a CDS encoding NifU family protein → MFIQTEATPNPATLKFIPGRTVLDSGTMEFSSPESAARSPLAERLFAVSGVTGVFYGADFVTVTKADGDWQHLKPAILGAIMEHYMSGAPLLADGTAGSDDARDEEDEFFDEADAETVEQIKDLIETRVRPAVANDGGDITFRGFKDGIVYLNMKGSCAGCPSSTATLQHGIQNLLRHFVPDVQEVRPM, encoded by the coding sequence ATGTTCATTCAGACCGAAGCCACGCCCAATCCCGCCACCCTGAAATTCATCCCGGGCCGTACGGTGCTCGACAGCGGCACCATGGAATTCTCCTCGCCCGAATCCGCCGCGCGCTCGCCGCTCGCCGAACGGCTGTTCGCCGTGTCCGGCGTCACCGGCGTGTTCTACGGCGCCGACTTCGTCACCGTGACCAAAGCGGACGGCGACTGGCAGCACCTCAAGCCCGCGATCCTCGGCGCCATCATGGAGCATTACATGTCCGGCGCGCCGCTGCTCGCCGACGGCACCGCTGGCAGCGACGACGCACGCGACGAAGAAGACGAGTTCTTCGACGAGGCCGACGCCGAGACGGTCGAGCAGATCAAGGACCTGATCGAGACCCGCGTGCGTCCGGCGGTTGCCAATGACGGCGGCGACATCACCTTCCGCGGCTTCAAGGACGGCATCGTCTATCTCAACATGAAGGGCTCCTGCGCCGGCTGCCCGTCATCGACCGCGACCCTGCAACACGGCATCCAGAACCTGCTGCGGCACTTCGTGCCTGACGTGCAGGAAGTCCGGCCGATGTGA
- a CDS encoding universal stress protein: MTAQRRSYETGHKPKCLVIVDDTAEWDRAVYYASRWAIRVGGGVLMLRVIETEDQNQQWLGVADIMRAEAEEAANEALDRAAGRANGIAAITPERVIREGDPTEQILDVIDKDVDIAMLVLAANPGAEGPGPIITTMAKTMGAFPIPVTIVPGGLTDAEIDALS, encoded by the coding sequence ATGACCGCCCAGCGACGAAGCTACGAGACAGGTCACAAGCCGAAATGCCTCGTCATCGTTGACGACACCGCGGAATGGGACCGCGCGGTCTACTACGCCAGCCGGTGGGCCATCCGGGTCGGCGGCGGCGTTCTGATGCTGCGGGTGATCGAGACGGAGGACCAGAACCAGCAATGGCTGGGGGTCGCCGACATCATGCGCGCGGAGGCCGAGGAAGCCGCCAACGAGGCGCTCGATCGCGCCGCCGGCCGCGCCAACGGCATCGCCGCGATTACGCCGGAGCGGGTGATTCGGGAGGGTGACCCGACCGAGCAGATCCTCGACGTGATCGACAAGGACGTCGATATCGCGATGCTGGTGCTGGCCGCCAACCCGGGCGCCGAGGGGCCCGGACCGATCATCACAACCATGGCCAAGACCATGGGGGCATTCCCGATCCCGGTAACCATTGTGCCCGGCGGCCTGACCGACGCCGAGATCGACGCCCTGTCCTAG
- the trpS gene encoding tryptophan--tRNA ligase, which translates to MAFIERVFSGVQPTGNLHLGNYLGAIVNFVKMQQTHNCIYCVVDMHAITQGVEVWGGPAELARNTREVTAAFIASGIDAKKHIVFNQSQIAGHAELTWIFNCVARIGWLNRMTQFKEKAGKDRENASVGLYDYPVLMAADILLYRATHVPVGEDQKQHLELSRDIAQKFNNDFGDSIRGHGFADGLFFPQPEPLITGPATRVMSLRDGTKKMSKSDASDNSRINLTDDADTIAQKIRKAKTDPEPLPSEEKGLETRPEADNLVGIYAALAGVSKQEVLTQFGGGQFSSFKNALVDVCVAKLAPIASEMKKLVADPGHVDSILVDGANRARGIADETMRLTKDIVGFIRPR; encoded by the coding sequence ATGGCGTTCATTGAACGGGTTTTCTCAGGCGTCCAGCCGACGGGCAATCTGCACCTCGGCAACTACCTCGGCGCCATCGTCAACTTCGTGAAGATGCAGCAGACCCACAACTGCATCTATTGCGTCGTCGACATGCATGCGATCACGCAAGGCGTCGAGGTCTGGGGCGGCCCGGCCGAGCTCGCGCGCAACACCCGCGAGGTGACCGCGGCCTTCATCGCCTCCGGCATCGATGCCAAGAAGCACATCGTGTTCAACCAGAGCCAGATCGCCGGCCATGCCGAGCTGACCTGGATCTTCAACTGCGTCGCGCGCATCGGCTGGCTGAACCGCATGACGCAGTTCAAGGAGAAGGCCGGCAAGGACCGCGAGAACGCCTCCGTCGGCCTCTATGACTATCCGGTGCTGATGGCTGCCGACATCCTGCTGTATCGCGCGACCCATGTGCCGGTCGGCGAGGACCAGAAGCAGCATCTGGAGCTGTCCCGCGACATCGCGCAGAAGTTCAACAACGATTTCGGCGATTCGATCCGTGGCCATGGCTTTGCCGACGGCCTGTTCTTCCCGCAGCCGGAGCCGCTGATCACGGGACCCGCGACGCGGGTGATGAGCCTGCGCGACGGCACCAAGAAGATGTCGAAGTCGGATGCATCGGACAATTCGCGCATCAACCTCACCGACGACGCCGACACCATCGCGCAGAAGATCCGCAAGGCGAAGACCGATCCGGAGCCGCTGCCGTCGGAGGAAAAGGGTCTCGAGACCCGCCCCGAGGCCGACAATCTGGTCGGCATCTACGCGGCGCTCGCCGGCGTCTCCAAGCAGGAGGTGCTGACCCAGTTCGGCGGGGGGCAGTTCTCGAGCTTCAAGAACGCGCTGGTCGATGTTTGCGTCGCAAAACTGGCGCCGATCGCCTCCGAGATGAAGAAGCTGGTCGCCGATCCCGGCCATGTCGATTCGATCCTGGTCGACGGCGCCAACCGCGCCCGCGGCATCGCCGACGAGACCATGCGCCTCACCAAGGACATCGTCGGCTTCATCCGCCCACGCTGA